In a single window of the Tribolium castaneum strain GA2 chromosome 8, icTriCast1.1, whole genome shotgun sequence genome:
- the Tom7 gene encoding translocase of outer mitochondrial membrane 7 homolog, with translation MVLSDGAKQRLSLVIELTKTVFHYSFIPTVLYLGFRKGADPGMPEISLANLLW, from the exons ATGGTCCTTTCAGATGGTGCCAAACAGCGACTATCGCTCGTTATTGAATTAACGAAAACAGTTTTCCATTACAGTTTCATCCCAACTGTGCTTTATTTgg GCTTTCGGAAAGGTGCTGATCCAGGAATGCCTGAAATTTCGTTGGCTAA TTTGTTGTGGTAG
- the Ctlp-6d gene encoding chymotrypsin-like proteinase 6D precursor (The RefSeq protein has 7 substitutions, 1 non-frameshifting indel compared to this genomic sequence) — protein MNLLIFLTVAIVFASALKQSAKPALKIGFHPNPHIINGDAAAKGQFPYQISYQFGILGVHEHVCGGSILSPTFILTAGHCVTEVPTQGDHRIVAGITELNEQNNQRQEIQVVEKIVHPDFNGRVGPNDIALLKLATPLEFGDLVQPIKLPEPGSEFTGDSVLTGWGSTSTTIVPLLPNHLQTVTVPILTYDDCKKAVDALLDENQENPLNEVSNVCTGPLSKGESACLGDSGGPLAQNGTIVGVVSWGFVPCSHPEAPSVYTKVSSFVDFIKEHVHDLPQ, from the exons ATGAACCTACTCATCTTTCTAACAGTTGCGATTGTCTTCGCTTCGG CGTTAAAATTTCAATCAGCCAAACCCCCTCTAAAAATCGGCTTCCACCCCAACCCCCACATAATCAACGGAGACGACGCCGCCAAAGGCCAATTCCCCTACCAAATCTCCTACCAGTTTGGAATCTTGGGCGTCTACGAGCACGTGTGTGGAGGCTCCATCCTCTCGCCCACCTTCATCGTCACAGCGGGGCACTGCGTCACCGAAGTGCCAACACAGGGGGACCACCGAATCGTCGCTGGAATCACCGAACTCAACGAACAAAACAACCAAAGACAAGAGATCCAAGTCGTTGAAAAAATCGTCCATCCTGACTTCAACGGACGCGTGGGACCAAACGACATCGCTTTACTCAAATTAGCAACACCGCTAGAATTCGGAGACCTGGTACAACCTATCGGGTTGCCTGAACCCGGCTCTGAATTCACAGGAGATTCAGTTCTGACAGGATGGGGCTCCACCTCCACCACCATTGTCCCAATTTTGCCCAACCATTTGCAAACTGTCACGGTGCCCATCTTGTCTTACGACG attgTAAGAAAGCAGTCGATGCTTTACTTGACGAAAATCAGGAAAATCCCCTAAATGAGGTGTCAAATGTTTGCACTGGGCCTTTGTCAAAGGGCGAAAGTGCCTGTTTGGGGGACAGTGGGGGGCCATTGGCCCAGAATGGTACCATCGTGGGGGTTGTTTCCTGGGGTTTTGTACCATGTAGCCATCCAGAGGCACCGTCAGTTTACACCAAAGTTAGCAGTTTTGTCGATTTTATCAAAGAGCATGTCCACGATTTGCCCCAATAA
- the Ctlp-6d gene encoding chymotrypsin-like proteinase 6D isoform X1, with protein MNLLIFLTVAIVFASAKPPLKIGFHPNPHIINGDDAAKGQFPYQISYQFGILGVYEHVCGGSILSPTFIVTAGHCVTEVPTQGDHRIVAGITELNEQNNQRQEIQVVEKIVHPDFNGRVGPNDIALLKLATPLEFGDLVQPIGLPEPGSEFTGDSVLTGWGSTSTTIVPILPNHLQTVTVPILSYDDCKKAVDALLDENQENPLNEVSNVCTGPLSKGESACLGDSGGPLAQNGTIVGVVSWGFVPCSHPEAPSVYTKVSSFVDFIKEHVHDLPQ; from the exons ATGAACCTACTCATCTTTCTAACAGTTGCGATTGTCTTCGCTTCGG CCAAACCCCCTCTAAAAATCGGCTTCCACCCCAACCCCCACATAATCAACGGAGACGACGCCGCCAAAGGCCAATTCCCCTACCAAATCTCCTACCAGTTTGGAATCTTGGGCGTCTACGAGCACGTGTGTGGAGGCTCCATCCTCTCGCCCACCTTCATCGTCACAGCGGGGCACTGCGTCACCGAAGTGCCAACACAGGGGGACCACCGAATCGTCGCTGGAATCACCGAACTCAACGAACAAAACAACCAAAGACAAGAGATCCAAGTCGTTGAAAAAATCGTCCATCCTGACTTCAACGGACGCGTGGGACCAAACGACATCGCTTTACTCAAATTAGCAACACCGCTAGAATTCGGAGACCTGGTACAACCTATCGGGTTGCCTGAACCCGGCTCTGAATTCACAGGAGATTCAGTTCTGACAGGATGGGGCTCCACCTCCACCACCATTGTCCCAATTTTGCCCAACCATTTGCAAACTGTCACGGTGCCCATCTTGTCTTACGACG attgTAAGAAAGCAGTCGATGCTTTACTTGACGAAAATCAGGAAAATCCCCTAAATGAGGTGTCAAATGTTTGCACTGGGCCTTTGTCAAAGGGCGAAAGTGCCTGTTTGGGGGACAGTGGGGGGCCATTGGCCCAGAATGGTACCATCGTGGGGGTTGTTTCCTGGGGTTTTGTACCATGTAGCCATCCAGAGGCACCGTCAGTTTACACCAAAGTTAGCAGTTTTGTCGATTTTATCAAAGAGCATGTCCACGATTTGCCCCAATAA
- the Pmp1-b gene encoding peritrophic matrix protein 1-B precursor (The RefSeq protein has 5 substitutions compared to this genomic sequence), producing the protein MKQTVFLILFVAFSHASPLIDYRLTLQPPKNCTSAGLLCETCSELVACVENNDHTFRKDHVQTCPSGQKCVKGGCSSDSDPFCDGVADLAFPCKKVGIFPDPFYCNKFVLCVDMGQSRLQAYSSRCEDGLGYNIETGVCDVKLSGGCKVDEFPVPLCGKAGDSGALEGKPMEYYTCEEYSSGKRVLYPVIDVCPNAETYENYKCVSK; encoded by the exons ATGAAGCAAACCGTGTTCCTAATTATT TTCGTGGCTTTTTGCCACGCCAGCCCTCTCATCGACTACCGCCTCACCCTCCAACCCCCAAAAAACTGCACTTCGGCCGGTCTCCTTTGCGAGACCTGTTCCGAGCTAGTGGCCTGTGTTGAAAACAACGACCATACGTTTAGAAAAGACCACGTCCAGACCTGCCCTTCTGGCCAGAAATGTGTCAAAGGGGGTTGTTCCAGCGCTTCTGATCCGTTCTGTGACGGGGTCGCCGATTTGGCCtttccttgtaaaaaagtgggGATTTTTCCCGACCCCTTCTACTGTAATAAGTTCGTTTTGTGTGTGGATATGGGGCAGAGTAGGCTTCAGGCGTATTCAAGCCGGTGTGAGGACGGGTTGGGGTACAATATTGAGACGGGGGTTTGCGATGTGAAGTTGTCCGGTGGGTGCAAAGTGGATGAATTCCCGGTGCCATTGTGTGCCAAAGCTGGGGATAGTGGAGCTTTGGAGGGGAAACCCATGGAGTATTACACGTGTGAGGAGTATAGCAGTGGGAAGAGGGTGCTGTATCCGGTGATTGATGTGTGTCCGAATGCGGAAActtatgaaaatttcaagTGTGTTAGCAAATAA